AGAAACAGTTGGCACACACTAGAAAATTCTGTGACAGGATTGGCTGCATAGAAAGAGTCCGTATAACGTACGGATACAACAATGAGTCTAACATCCCCTCAAACTGATGTGCGCACAACATGCATTAGTTGGTCCTTCAGTAAACCAAACCGAGACTTGGATAATCCGTTAGTGAACAAATCAGCTACCTGACTAACAAGGGtatattggattaggatttataTGGATAAAAATATATACTctctccgtttcaaaataataggcaggtttgtgtgtaaatttagACACAAAtctgcctattattttgaaacagagggagtattagtttgcctgaatctagtggatttataatgtttcttAAAAGAATCTTATAGATTATTATAGATATATATAATTTGGATTATATCGGAGATTTATAAAAACTAAAGTGATTTACCAAATTGGTATAATATAATTGAAAAAAACCAAAGTCACCATTTTTcccttttataaaaaaataatacatcCACAAATTCAGGTAGTGTCGGCGGTGGTGTGtgtcggtggttggtggtggcggtggttggcggtggtggtggttggtgtcaGTGGTCGTGGTTGTTGGTGTGTGGTggcggtggttgttggtggtggtggtagttgtcggtgtgtggtggcggtggtggttgttggtggcAGATGCTGGtaatttggtggtggtggtgttactGGTTGGTGGTGTGTGGTGGTGGCGATGGTTGGTAGGTGGTAGTGGAAAAATATAGCATGATGTGAtagaaaaaaaatttatccaTAACAATCCATCAAATTCTTGTGGTTTGGGTTGAGATTGATATCAGATAATAACACATATATTTTGCATATAAATATCCATAACAATCCATATTTATCTTGACCCTTAACTATTCTAAGAAATCTTAAATGAATTGAATACCATGgatatttgtggaatctaaaacaatcctaattgaataccatagatatttaatgattccttacatatcctaattgaatacctaagagttttaagGATTCTTAAATATCCTTCTAAATCAtaatccaatacacccctgtaaGAGTATGGATATAAGAAACCTTCACGAAACCAGTTTTAACTACATGACGTATCATATGATAGTCCACCTCAATGTGTTTAGTGCGAGCATGAAAAATGGGATTTTCAGTTAAACTTTATGCACCAAAATTGTCACAGAATAACTTGCAGGGAAGAGATAATTTGACAAATAGCTCATCAAATAAGTAAGATAGCCATAGAATTTCAGCTGCTGCATTTGCAAGACTTTTGTATTCAGCTTCAGTAGAGGAGCGAGAAATGGTGTGTTGTTTCTTTGCTGACCAAGAAACAAGATTTCCACCCACAAAAACACAATATCCTAAAGTAGATTTGCGTGTGTCAAGACAACCATCCATGTCACTATCACAGTAAGCTATAAGTTCAGAGTAGTTGCCACCTCCTAGAGTAATACCTTGACCAAGATATCCTTTAATATATATGAGAATATGTTTAGCAAGTTGGAAATGAATATCAGTAGGACAACGCATGAACTGACTGACATAGTTTACTGCAAAACTAATATCAGATCTAGTTAGAGTCAGATATTTGTAGTCCTCCCACTAAGCTTCTATAAGAAGATGCATCCTTCAAAATTTCACCATCATAAGAAGAAATTCTTGGACCAGAAGTCACTGGAGTTTTACGTGGTTTACAACCCAACATATCATGTTTTCTTAGCAGATCAACAGAGTACTTGTTCTGAGTAAGAAGCAACTTATTTGCTGAAGAATCAAAATAGCTCATATTCCTAGAAAGTAATGTTAGGATCCAAGATCTTTCATGGCAAACTCAGACTTCAGAGAAGTGATAAAGGAAGTAAGTAGAGAGTCAGAAGTTCCCACAAGAATAATGTCATCTGCATAAACTAAAAGAATCATTCTCTCAGAATTCTTGTGATAGATGAACATAGAAGCATCACAGAAAGAATTAGTGAAACCATAAGTAAGAAGATATAACCACTAAATATCCCGTACCAAGATCTAGGAGCTTGTTTGAGTCTGTATAAAGATTTTTGAAGATGACACAATAGGTGGGATGCTCAAGATCAACAAAACCAGGAGATTGTTCCATGTAAACATTCTCAGATAAATTTTTATGCAAAAAAAGCATcactaactgaaaaagcgggggtctaacaacaccacccaatatttcgattagcaatctctatggactaactccgaaacacttactagagaatcaactagacagtcagactcaatctagataaaagtatctcaaggagttaatatctctctcttgttttgattcactcaagctaatagaaatcaacgagtcaataatcaaacacaaggaataacttggacggtaccaaagaccaatgtccaaggatcaatcaatatcaatcaacagccaaaggttggtttttcaattgattgattcaaacacacaacctgtattatttcaattatataaccaaatataaatagaaataacacagacaccagaattttgttaacgaggaaaccgcaaatgcagaaaaaccccggtacctagtccagattcaatacacactgtattaagccgctacaaaaactagcctactccaagctaacttcggactggactatagttgaaccccaatcagtctcccactgatccaaggtacaattgtactccctacgcctctgatcccagcaggataccgcgcacttgattcccttagctgatctcacccacaactaagagttgctactacccaaaatcgcaggctttaacaataaacaaatctgtatcacacatacaagtctatcaaaggatcaatctgtctcccacagaaaaaccctaaaagtttttgttccgtcttttgataataatcaaggtgaacaggaaccaaataataatccggtcttttattcccgaagaacatcctagattaatcaatcacctcacaacaatcttaatcgtatggtagcgaaacaagatgtcgtggaatcacaaacgatgagacgaaggtgtttgtgattactttttatatctttcctatcggagaagtctcacgatttcaagccaatcaatatgattgtactcgtacgatagaagatgcaagatcagatcacacaactacgataaaagtagtatcggtctggcttcacaattccaatgaagtatttaagtcgttaacctagttttagaagaagaaaaccaaaggttaaaggagaaccgactctagcagagaaactagtataacacggacgtgtggggattagttttctcaatgctaaatgtctcctttatatagtcttcaaatcagggttttgccttagttgcaaagcaatcaatattcaccgttagatgaaaacctgatttagattcaagctaatatttctcaaccgttagatcgaaaacttagcttgtcatacacaaatgattgtacgcttctaggtttgttaaccgcacccaaacgtgtacattgttggttcaacaatagtctacccaaagaggttaaccatatgagcgtttcataccaaccatgttcttcttcaccataactagttcaattgactcaaatgaactagttaagagagttgttcaattgcaaggaaatcttatgtaactacacaagacacaattgaagcaaagatgatttgattcactcgaatcggttcatgaactttaatatccacggtttgcaaaagcattccttagtcttttaagattaagttcagaaatcatctttagatatataaccttctcaagttcgcagactaggttcgcggacttaagacaccggatagagtttacaaactccagcagaaattctcgggttcgagaactacgccggttcgcgtactgggttcgcggacttggctcacgcaagtagtttgtcaactccagtagaaattctcgggtttgagaacttcggcagttcgcgaactgagttcgcggacttggcacttgatgtacttccggttctcttgatcaacaaagttcgataacttcggttcaaggaatccattggttatgtaatctaaactctcattccaatcattgaaacatacttagaggacgttatatagttgtcacactatttctcgtcaaagcaattttcaaagtgattgaaacattcatgactttcgtcactaggtaaagataaacttggtcgaagcgaaaatcttaccaacacatatttcgagatatagataggcaagatatactcggctcgaaataccaaatgtgtatgatctagtctatatatatagcatacgacttttgtctcaaagagtaggagataaaatagatagacttttgagtgacagataagttcaagtctccacatacctttttgtcgagaagttccaccggttccttgagtagatcttctacttgtatgatgaatcgccatgaagtccttgagctcaactacacttattatcctagtccgagacttagctataagagactagaaatcaagacttatagttttgatcactaacattgataaacatgcttgagatagtaacgcatgcgagtttgacagagcggtgctctaacaatctccctctttgtcaattttagtgaaaaaactatcaatacatatggaatacaaaaaagataatgaaactttagtagctcctattccacatgtctaatcttcaacattcctcgaaatcttcgtcacttccaagtactccaatgatcccaaaggttgtaagtttagcatcaccgttgttgaagatccgtagctataacaatgagaaagcatcggtctcgatcattgttatacagtgtcatagtattattacatagtgtcaaagtccaattgtatcacaacttcaacaataatactatggtgatatgtatcactcccccttagtcaatactccatctcacatgaaaaccactcccccttacatccgaaaaccatatgtatttgtagtgtgaactacatattaattctccccctttttgtcaataaaattggaaaaggtacaataacgggatcataatgaaatttccgtaacaGACATTTCGTGACTGAGAGAAAGAaccacacatcatcttatttagatgcaatcatatagccggagctaacaacattcatcaaggagtttaaagatacaagataacccctctaaaattccacagccgcacacccctcaagatatgaccattaagcacaagttcaaaagaactctcccccatttgatgtcattcccaagggaacaacaatgagcgaccttaatttcaagagaaaagaaggattttgacatATAAAAAAGATGACACTGACAAGACAGAAAATAACCCTATAGGAACTGAACTGAAGTAACCTACTAGAGTTCCAAACTAAATTGccaaaaagatagagataagcacaggggcaagagtaATAGAAacgtttaatgaaccaaaacaacaccaatagaccgCCGCAAGTGTTGgaatgtagcagtgtctaatagtttggtaagaatatcagccaatcgttgttcggaaggcacaaattccatacttatgataccgttttcataaagatcacgaataaaatggtaccttatgtcaatgtgctttgttcttgagtgctcaacgggattctcagtgattcgaatcgcactagagttatcacagaagatcttcattattccagtatcaactccataatcagctagcatttgtttcatccataagagttgagtacagcatgaactagcagcaatatattctgcttcacatgtagacagggattgagaattttaatttttcctatgccaagcaacaagatttagtcctacgtagtagaagccccctgatgtactttttctgtcctcgacacatcctgcccaatGAGCATCTGAATATGCAGAtaaatcagtgttagtatcaaaagtgtaagataatccatacccgacagtgtgattaatatGTCGAATGTAGGCCTGTTAATATTTGTctgatatccggtatccgtttccgagtattcgagatcctataggattttatccgttttgtcggatatcggatatcagatcggatattttatcggatatttcttccttaacatatcggaaacggattagaccccatccgaaatgttaatatccgatatccgatagtataggaacttatttgtaatttatcctaatttcgagtctagtatcggatactatcggatattgtcggataaatatcccataagtgtcaattatgaaaatgttttacaagggtttttaagcttttttgttataaccggatactatcggatatttatcggatatccgacagcttagcctatcggaatcgatatctgattttgatatcctataggatattatcggatatcgaatatccggtagtgcttaacatgtcggatattgaatttctaaatatccgacggatattcttccattgacaggcctagtcgaatgatcctttttgcagttgcaagatgagattcctttggattttcctgaaacctggcacaacaaccaacactaaaagaaatatcaggtctagtagttgtaagatacaaaaggctaccaataatagatcggtacaacttttgatccacttttgctcctttctcatctgtATGTAGTGGTGGGCATAGGTGTTAATTTTGGAGAACACTTATCCAGGTCGAATCTTGTCACAAGATCACGagcgtacttctcttgggataagtaaatttcatccttatgttg
This genomic stretch from Papaver somniferum cultivar HN1 unplaced genomic scaffold, ASM357369v1 unplaced-scaffold_41, whole genome shotgun sequence harbors:
- the LOC113342428 gene encoding uncharacterized protein LOC113342428, with product MSYFDSSANKLLLTQNKYSVDLLRKHDMLGCKPRKTPVTSGPRISSYDVNYVSQFMRCPTDIHFQLAKHILIYIKGYLGQGITLGGGNYSELIAYCDSDMDGCLDTRKSTLGYCVFVGGNLVSWSAKKQHTISRSSTEAEYKSLANAAAEILWLSYLFDELFVKLSLPCKLFCDNFGA